From Oncorhynchus mykiss isolate Arlee chromosome 25, USDA_OmykA_1.1, whole genome shotgun sequence, a single genomic window includes:
- the if5 gene encoding eukaryotic translation initiation factor 5 isoform X1 yields MSVNVNRSVADQFYRYKMPRLIAKVEGKGNGIKTVIVNMTDVAKALSRPPTYPTKFFGCELGAQTQFDAKNDRFIVNGSHEANKLQDMLDIFIRKFVLCPECDNPETDLHINPKKQTIGNSCKACGYRGMLDTRHKLCTFILKNPPENEPGSVKEKKEKKNRKKDKENGSGSGEAGNHNDIDAPDVVDGDDDDDEDWAEETTEEAQRRRMEEISAHAKNLTLSEDLEKTLEERVNIFYNFVKQKREDGAIDAADKEILAEAERLDVTAMGPLILSELLFDENIRDQIKKYKRHFLRFCVNNKKAQKYLLGGFECLVKLHQAQLLPRVPVILKDLYDADLVEEDVILSWAEKVSKKYVSKELAKEIHAKAAPFIKWLKEAEEESEGSEEEEAEDENVEVVYDSSARELKVETVKPDKPDEEEDYFDIDAI; encoded by the exons ATGTCGGTCAACGTCAACCGCAGCGTGGCAGACCAGTTCTATCGCTACAAGATGCCCCGTCTGATTGCTAAG GTTGAGGGCAAGGGAAATGGAATCAAGACGGTCATTGTCAACATGACTGATGTTGCAAAGGCACTGAGTCGGCCTCCAACAT ATCCAACCAAGTTTTTTGGTTGTGAGCTTGGTGCGCAGACCCAGTTTGATGCAAAGAATGACCGCTTCATCGTCAACGGATCCCATGAGGCAAACAAGTTGCAGGACATGCTTGACATATTTATCCGTAAATTTGTGCTGTGTCCTGAGTGTGATAACCCTGAAACCGATTTG CATATCAATCCTAAGAAACAAACCATTGGTAACTCCTGTAAGGCCTGTGGGTACCGTGGCATGTTAGACACTCGACACAAGCTCTGCACGTTTATCCTCAAAAACCCACCAG AAAATGAACCTGGATCTGTTAAGGagaaaaaagagaagaagaaccGTAAGAAGGACAAGGAAAATGGCTCTGGCAGCGGAGAGGCTGGGAACCATAACGACATAGATGCCCCTGATGTTGTG gacggtgatgatgatgatgacgaggaTTGGGCAGAGGAGACCACAGAGGAGGCACAGAGAAGAAGAATGGAGGAGATCAGTGCCCATGCCAAAAACCTGACCCTCAGTGAGGACCTGGAGAAGACCCTGGAGGAGAGGGTCAACATATTCTATAACTTTGTCAAA CAAAAAAGGGAGGATGGCGCTATTGATGCAGCAGATAAGGAGATCTTGGCAGAGGCAGAGCGTCTGGATGTGACTGCCATGGGACCGCTGATCCTGAGCGAACTACTGTTTGACGAAAACATCCGTGACCAGATAAAGAAATACAAACGCCATTTCCTTCGC TTCTGTGTGAATAATAAGAAGGCCCAGAAATACCTCCTGGGAGGATTTGAGTGCCTGGTAAAGCTGCACCAAGCCCAGCTGCTGCCCCGTGTGCCTGTCATACTCAAAGACCTGTATGATGCTGATCTAGTGGAGGAGGATGTAATACTGTCCTGGGCAGAGAAG GTGTCTAAGAAATATGTCTCTAAGGAACTTGCCAAAGAGATCCATGCGAAGGCAGCTCCTTTCATCAAGTGGCTGAAGGAGGCGGAGGAAGAGAGCGAGGGCAGTGAGGAAGAAGAGGCAGAGGATGAAAATGTGGAG GTTGTATATGATTCTTCTGCTCGGGAACTGAAAGTGGAGACCGTAAAACCGGACAAGCCTGACGAGGAAGAGGACTACTTTGATATTGATGCAATTTAA
- the LOC110505645 gene encoding MAP/microtubule affinity-regulating kinase 3 isoform X19 → MSTKTPLPTVNEKETESHTSHSNGRQEVTARSVRSGVRTRNSGADEQPHVGNYRLLKTIGKGNFAKVKLARHILTGREVAIKIIDKTQLNPNSLQKVK, encoded by the exons ATGTCAACAAAAACTCCTCTACCTACAGTCAatgagaaagagacggagagc CATACGTCTCACAGCAATGGGCGCCAGGAGGTCACCGCTCGCTCTGTCCGCTCAGGGGTCCGCACCCGGAACTCTGGTGCCGACGAGCAGCCTCATGTGGGGAACTACCGACTCCTGAAGACCATTGGGAAGGGCAACTTCGCCAAGGTCAAGCTGGCCCGTCACATCCTCACTggcagagag GTGGCGATAAAGATTATCGATAAGACACAACTGAACCCAAACAGCCTTCAAAAG GTGAAgtag
- the if5 gene encoding Eukaryotic translation initiation factor 5 (The RefSeq protein has 2 substitutions, 1 non-frameshifting indel compared to this genomic sequence): protein MSVNVNRSVADQFYRYKMPRLIAKVEGKGNGIKTVIVNMTDVAKALSRPPTYPTKFFGCELGAQTQFDAKNDRFIVNGSHEANKLQDMLDIFIRKFVLCPECDNPETDLHINPKKQTIGNSCKACGYRGMLDTRHKLCTFILKNPPENEPGSVKEKKEKKNRKKDKENGSGSGEAGNHNDIDAPDVVDGDDDDEDWAEETTEEAQRRRTEEISAHAKNLTLSEDLEKTLEERVNIFYNFVKQKREDGAIDAADKEILAEAERLDVTAMGPLILSELLFDENIRNQIKKYKRHFLRFCVNNKKAQKYLLGGFECLVKLHQAQLLPRVPVILKDLYDADLVEEDVILSWAEKVSKKYVSKELAKEIHAKAAPFIKWLKEAEEESEGSEEEEAEDENVEVVYDSSARELKVETVKPDKPDEEEDYFDIDAI, encoded by the exons ATGTCGGTCAACGTCAACCGCAGCGTGGCAGACCAGTTCTATCGCTACAAGATGCCCCGTCTGATTGCTAAG GTTGAGGGCAAGGGAAATGGAATCAAGACGGTCATTGTCAACATGACTGATGTTGCAAAGGCACTGAGTCGGCCTCCAACAT ATCCAACCAAGTTTTTTGGTTGTGAGCTTGGTGCGCAGACCCAGTTTGATGCAAAGAATGACCGCTTCATCGTCAACGGATCCCATGAGGCAAACAAGTTGCAGGACATGCTTGACATATTTATCCGTAAATTTGTGCTGTGTCCTGAGTGTGATAACCCTGAAACCGATTTG CATATCAATCCTAAGAAACAAACCATTGGTAACTCCTGTAAGGCCTGTGGGTACCGTGGCATGTTAGACACTCGACACAAGCTCTGCACGTTTATCCTCAAAAACCCACCAG AAAATGAACCTGGATCTGTTAAGGagaaaaaagagaagaagaaccGTAAGAAGGACAAGGAAAATGGCTCTGGCAGCGGAGAGGCTGGGAACCATAACGACATAGATGCCCCTGATGTTGTG gacggtgatgatgatgatgacgaggaTTGGGCAGAGGAGACCACAGAGGAGGCACAGAGAAGAAGAATGGAGGAGATCAGTGCCCATGCCAAAAACCTGACCCTCAGTGAGGACCTGGAGAAGACCCTGGAGGAGAGGGTCAACATATTCTATAACTTTGTCAAA CAAAAAAGGGAGGATGGCGCTATTGATGCAGCAGATAAGGAGATCTTGGCAGAGGCAGAGCGTCTGGATGTGACTGCCATGGGACCGCTGATCCTGAGCGAACTACTGTTTGACGAAAACATCCGTGACCAGATAAAGAAATACAAACGCCATTTCCTTCGC TTCTGTGTGAATAATAAGAAGGCCCAGAAATACCTCCTGGGAGGATTTGAGTGCCTGGTAAAGCTGCACCAAGCCCAGCTGCTGCCCCGTGTGCCTGTCATACTCAAAGACCTGTATGATGCTGATCTAGTGGAGGAGGATGTAATACTGTCCTGGGCAGAGAAG GTGTCTAAGAAATATGTCTCTAAGGAACTTGCCAAAGAGATCCATGCGAAGGCAGCTCCTTTCATCAAGTGGCTGAAGGAGGCGGAGGAAGAGAGCGAGGGCAGTGAGGAAGAAGAGGCAGAGGATGAAAATGTGGAG GTTGTATATGATTCTTCTGCTCGGGAACTGAAAGTGGAGACCGTAAAACCGGACAAGCCTGACGAGGAAGAGGACTACTTTGATATTGATGCAATTTAA